A genomic window from Cupriavidus metallidurans CH34 includes:
- a CDS encoding CobD/CbiB family protein gives MTFVSILLALIAEQFRALGRNNPIFDIVRVLGDRAEHAFDTGRPRDAALAWLTVVLPLTLAVVIVHYLLSSISIALTLVWNVLLLYLTLGFRQFSHYFTDIHEALNRDDLHTARTILHEWTGLDTVEMPVSEIVRHTLEAAIVAVHRHVFGVFFWFLVPIGPGGVILYRTAEYLSRQWNSPSNERSPALGCFAAQAFYVLDWVPSRLTSIGFAIVGNFEDAVYAWRNHARKWNDAVNGILLASGGGALGVRLGAPLAEDDSSVILRMSVAGVDYAPGMDDGSDPVPPEFGSDPGVRTLQSAVGLVWRAVVLWMILLAMISLALWVG, from the coding sequence ATGACTTTCGTTTCCATTCTTCTGGCGCTGATTGCCGAACAGTTCCGCGCCTTGGGTCGGAACAATCCGATTTTCGATATCGTGCGCGTGCTGGGCGACCGGGCCGAGCACGCATTCGATACCGGACGCCCGCGCGACGCCGCGCTGGCCTGGCTGACCGTGGTGTTGCCGCTGACGCTGGCGGTAGTGATCGTCCACTATCTGCTGTCTTCGATCAGCATCGCGCTGACGCTGGTCTGGAATGTGCTGCTGCTGTACCTGACCCTCGGATTCCGGCAGTTCAGCCACTACTTCACCGACATCCACGAGGCGCTCAACCGCGACGACCTACATACCGCGAGGACGATCCTGCACGAGTGGACCGGGCTCGATACCGTCGAAATGCCGGTCAGCGAGATCGTGCGCCATACGCTTGAAGCGGCGATCGTCGCCGTGCATCGCCATGTCTTCGGCGTGTTCTTCTGGTTCCTGGTGCCGATCGGCCCGGGTGGCGTGATCCTCTATCGCACCGCCGAGTATCTGAGCCGGCAGTGGAACAGCCCGTCCAACGAACGCAGTCCGGCCTTGGGTTGTTTCGCCGCGCAGGCGTTCTACGTGCTCGATTGGGTCCCGTCGCGCCTGACCTCGATCGGGTTTGCGATCGTCGGCAACTTCGAGGATGCGGTCTACGCGTGGCGCAACCACGCGCGCAAATGGAACGACGCGGTCAACGGCATCCTGCTTGCCAGTGGTGGTGGGGCCCTCGGCGTCCGGCTCGGCGCGCCGCTGGCCGAGGACGATTCGAGTGTGATACTGCGCATGAGCGTGGCGGGCGTCGACTATGCTCCCGGCATGGACGATGGTTCGGACCCCGTGCCGCCCGAATTCGGCAGCGATCCAGGTGTTCGCACGCTGCAATCGGCAGTTGGTCTGGTCTGGCGTGCCGTGGTCCTCTGGATGATTCTGCTGGCGATGATCTCGCTGGCGTTGTGGGTGGGTTGA
- a CDS encoding pirin family protein, with the protein MIEIRKSEERGYADHGWLKSYHSFSFADYYDPRHVQFRSLRVINEDRVAPGMGFGTHGHRDMEIISYVLEGELAHKDSMGNGSVIRPGDVQRMSAGTGVRHSEYNHAAHDTTHFLQIWIMPNETGIEPGYEEKRFEAADKRGRLRLVGSPDGAEGSVVIHQDVRLYAGLFDGDEAATLSLAPGRRAYVHVARGRISVNGQVLEAGDAAKLEDVETVNLSQGSGAEVLVFDLS; encoded by the coding sequence ATGATTGAAATCCGTAAATCTGAAGAACGTGGGTATGCGGACCATGGCTGGCTCAAGTCGTACCACAGCTTCTCATTTGCTGATTACTACGACCCACGCCATGTCCAGTTCAGGTCGCTGCGCGTGATCAACGAGGACCGCGTGGCGCCGGGCATGGGCTTCGGCACCCATGGGCACCGGGACATGGAGATCATCAGCTATGTGCTTGAAGGCGAGCTGGCCCACAAGGACAGCATGGGCAACGGCAGCGTGATCCGTCCGGGCGATGTGCAGCGCATGAGCGCCGGCACGGGCGTGCGTCATTCGGAATACAACCACGCGGCGCACGATACGACGCATTTCCTGCAGATCTGGATCATGCCGAACGAGACCGGCATCGAACCCGGCTACGAGGAGAAGCGCTTCGAAGCCGCCGACAAGCGCGGTCGCCTGCGCCTGGTGGGTAGCCCGGACGGCGCCGAAGGCTCGGTGGTGATCCATCAGGATGTGCGCCTGTACGCTGGCCTGTTCGATGGCGATGAAGCTGCCACGCTGTCGTTGGCGCCGGGCCGTCGCGCCTATGTCCACGTGGCACGTGGGCGTATCAGCGTGAACGGCCAGGTGCTCGAGGCTGGCGACGCTGCGAAGCTGGAAGACGTGGAAACCGTGAACCTGTCGCAAGGCAGCGGGGCCGAGGTGCTGGTCTTCGATCTGTCCTGA
- a CDS encoding LysR family transcriptional regulator, with protein MPLSLESLEVLDAIERKGSFAAAAHEMGKVPSALTYVVRKLEEDLDVLLFDRRRHRAELTPAGRALLDEGRHLLRAADDLERRIKRLATGWEASLNITVDDLVNFRALLPVIQDFYAENTATRLRFSKEVLGGAWDALVSNRADLIIGGAYEAPSTQGFQVRALGAMPFVFAVAAHHPLAAVEGPLTTIEIAKHRIVAVGDTSRNLPARTHGVLAGQDVLVVPTMRDKLEAQIRGLGCGWLPAPLAQPHIESGVLQARETVEVRAPGNFKVAWRTNTRGKALQWWTNKLEDPRLAQALLLQPPHSPLDQTD; from the coding sequence ATGCCCCTATCCTTGGAATCCCTCGAAGTCCTTGACGCCATCGAGCGCAAGGGCAGCTTTGCCGCCGCCGCCCACGAGATGGGCAAGGTGCCCTCCGCCCTGACGTATGTCGTCCGCAAGCTCGAGGAAGATCTCGACGTGCTGCTGTTCGACCGGCGCCGCCATCGCGCCGAGCTGACACCAGCTGGCCGGGCGCTGCTTGACGAGGGCCGCCACCTGCTGCGCGCGGCCGACGACCTGGAGCGACGCATCAAGCGGCTGGCCACCGGCTGGGAAGCCAGCCTGAACATCACCGTCGACGACCTCGTCAATTTCCGCGCCCTGCTGCCCGTGATCCAGGATTTCTACGCCGAGAACACTGCCACGCGCCTGCGCTTTTCCAAAGAGGTGCTGGGCGGCGCCTGGGATGCGCTGGTCAGCAATCGCGCGGACCTGATCATCGGCGGTGCCTACGAGGCGCCAAGCACGCAGGGCTTCCAGGTGCGTGCCCTTGGTGCCATGCCATTTGTGTTCGCGGTGGCCGCGCACCATCCGCTGGCCGCCGTCGAAGGGCCACTCACGACGATCGAGATTGCCAAGCACCGCATCGTGGCCGTGGGCGATACGTCGCGCAACCTGCCCGCGCGCACCCACGGTGTGCTGGCCGGCCAGGATGTGCTGGTGGTGCCCACCATGCGCGACAAGCTCGAAGCGCAGATCCGCGGTCTGGGCTGCGGCTGGCTGCCCGCGCCGCTGGCCCAACCGCATATCGAGAGCGGCGTGCTGCAGGCCCGGGAGACCGTGGAGGTACGCGCCCCCGGAAACTTCAAGGTAGCCTGGCGGACGAACACACGCGGCAAGGCGCTGCAGTGGTGGACGAACAAACTCGAGGACCCTCGGCTGGCACAGGCGCTATTGCTTCAGCCGCCGCACTCTCCGCTAGATCAGACCGACTGA
- the gluQRS gene encoding tRNA glutamyl-Q(34) synthetase GluQRS has product MSQRYRGRFAPSPTGPLHLGSLVTALASWLDARAHGGDWLVRIEDIDYPRCVRDADNDILRTLDALGLHPDEPPVWQSRREGLYAEALRQLDAAGYLYPCGCTRKEIADSLVHVRERHQTLGYPGTCRNGLHGKLPRAWRVRVPDGPAATICFDDRWQGRQCQNLETELGDFVLRRADGLWAYQLAVVVDDAAQGITHIVRGADLLDSTPRQIHLEHLLGLPTPDYLHVPVVVNAVGEKLSKQSGAQALDASAPLDALRTAGTHLGIVNQETTVAAWLATATGQWLERLRAVQDLRGTPPSSAATGRLGA; this is encoded by the coding sequence ATGTCACAACGCTACCGGGGCCGCTTCGCGCCCTCCCCCACTGGCCCGCTCCATCTGGGCTCCCTGGTTACCGCGCTGGCGAGTTGGCTGGACGCGCGCGCCCATGGCGGCGACTGGCTGGTGCGGATCGAGGACATCGACTACCCGCGCTGCGTCAGGGACGCCGACAATGACATCCTGCGCACACTCGACGCACTTGGCCTGCACCCCGATGAACCGCCGGTCTGGCAAAGCCGTCGCGAAGGCCTCTACGCGGAGGCGCTGCGCCAGCTCGACGCCGCCGGCTATCTCTATCCGTGCGGCTGCACGCGCAAGGAAATCGCCGATTCGCTCGTGCACGTGCGTGAACGGCATCAGACACTCGGCTACCCGGGCACTTGCCGCAATGGCCTGCATGGCAAGCTGCCACGTGCCTGGCGCGTGCGCGTGCCAGATGGCCCGGCGGCAACGATCTGCTTTGACGACCGCTGGCAAGGCCGCCAATGCCAGAACCTGGAAACGGAACTCGGGGATTTCGTACTGAGACGGGCCGATGGGCTATGGGCCTATCAGCTTGCGGTTGTGGTCGATGACGCCGCGCAGGGCATCACGCATATCGTGCGTGGAGCGGACCTGCTGGATTCGACACCGCGACAGATCCACCTCGAGCATTTGCTGGGCTTGCCGACGCCGGACTATCTGCACGTGCCGGTGGTGGTCAACGCAGTCGGAGAGAAATTGAGCAAGCAGAGCGGCGCGCAAGCGCTCGATGCTTCGGCGCCGCTCGATGCGCTCCGCACTGCGGGAACGCATCTTGGCATCGTGAACCAGGAGACGACCGTGGCCGCCTGGCTGGCGACCGCTACCGGTCAGTGGCTGGAACGGCTACGCGCCGTTCAGGACTTGCGCGGCACGCCGCCGAGCAGCGCGGCCACGGGGCGCTTGGGCGCCTGA
- a CDS encoding DEAD/DEAH box helicase, translated as MTMTTTQDQAPAAEQTFESFGLDPRILRALTEQGYTKPTPIQAQAIPVVLLGKDVMGAAQTGTGKTAGFALPIIQRLLPLANASASPARHPVRALMLTPTRELADQVYDNVARYAKHTDLRSTVVFGGVDMNPQTDALRRGVEILVATPGRLLDHVQQKSVNLSQVQMLVLDEADRMLDMGFLPDLQRIINLLPAQRQTLLFSATFSPEIKKLASSYLKQPVTIEVARSNSTNENVRQVVYQVQDGHKQAAVVHLLKQRANEQQSRQCIVFVNSKIGCSRLARHLEREGINAAAIHGDKTQTERMQTLDGFKNGTIDALVATDVAARGLDIPAMPCVINFDLPFSAEDYVHRIGRTGRAGASGDALSIFVPGNDDRLLADIEKLIKRSIPRGSLDGFDPTGERARQEDSDRRRARTEVRRVRDNGEGEEQQRRRRTEPNGRQAFRPSDDPFFSRPYEPSGSYTPAPKTEEQLAAALTRGRQAPKRPVAALLGGVPRKS; from the coding sequence ATGACGATGACAACCACACAAGACCAGGCCCCAGCAGCAGAGCAGACGTTCGAAAGCTTCGGGCTGGATCCGCGCATTCTGCGCGCCTTGACCGAACAGGGTTACACCAAGCCGACGCCGATTCAGGCGCAGGCGATTCCCGTGGTGTTGCTGGGCAAGGATGTGATGGGCGCCGCGCAGACGGGCACCGGCAAGACCGCTGGTTTCGCGCTACCGATCATTCAGCGTCTGCTGCCGCTCGCCAACGCGAGTGCCTCTCCGGCGCGTCACCCGGTGCGCGCGCTGATGCTGACGCCGACGCGCGAACTGGCCGATCAGGTCTACGACAACGTCGCCCGGTATGCCAAGCACACTGATCTGCGCAGCACGGTGGTCTTCGGTGGCGTCGACATGAACCCGCAGACCGATGCGCTGCGCCGTGGCGTGGAAATCCTCGTGGCCACGCCGGGCCGTCTGCTCGATCACGTGCAGCAGAAGTCGGTGAACCTGTCGCAGGTGCAGATGCTGGTGCTCGACGAAGCCGACCGCATGCTCGACATGGGCTTCCTGCCCGACCTGCAGCGCATCATTAACCTGCTGCCGGCGCAGCGCCAGACGCTGCTGTTCTCGGCCACGTTCTCGCCCGAAATCAAGAAGCTGGCCTCCAGCTACCTGAAGCAGCCGGTGACGATCGAAGTGGCGCGCAGCAACTCGACCAACGAGAACGTGCGTCAGGTGGTGTATCAGGTGCAGGATGGCCACAAGCAGGCCGCCGTGGTGCATCTGCTCAAGCAGCGCGCCAACGAACAACAGTCGCGCCAGTGCATCGTTTTCGTCAATAGCAAGATTGGTTGCTCGCGTCTGGCGCGTCATCTGGAGCGCGAGGGCATCAACGCCGCCGCGATTCACGGCGACAAGACGCAGACCGAGCGTATGCAGACGCTCGACGGTTTCAAGAATGGCACGATCGACGCGCTGGTGGCCACCGATGTGGCGGCCCGTGGTTTGGACATTCCCGCCATGCCCTGCGTGATCAACTTCGACCTGCCGTTCAGTGCCGAAGACTACGTGCACCGCATCGGCCGCACAGGCCGTGCTGGCGCCAGCGGCGACGCGCTTTCGATCTTCGTGCCGGGCAATGACGACCGTCTGCTGGCCGACATCGAGAAGCTGATCAAGCGCAGCATTCCACGCGGCTCGCTGGACGGCTTCGATCCGACCGGCGAGCGTGCGCGTCAGGAAGACAGCGATCGTCGCCGCGCGCGTACGGAAGTTCGCCGCGTTCGCGACAATGGCGAGGGCGAGGAGCAGCAGCGCCGCCGCCGTACCGAGCCGAATGGTCGCCAGGCGTTCCGTCCGTCGGACGATCCGTTCTTCTCGCGTCCGTACGAGCCGTCGGGCAGCTACACGCCGGCACCGAAGACCGAGGAACAACTGGCCGCCGCGCTGACGCGTGGACGTCAGGCGCCCAAGCGCCCCGTGGCCGCGCTGCTCGGCGGCGTGCCGCGCAAGTCCTGA
- a CDS encoding alkaline phosphatase D family protein, giving the protein MTTTPLAEPSDLTRRRFLRTSRRFLGLGASLALVGPAVLAAPAVVSSGRPNTPDGIQLGDPSDDGLVVWARAERQSRMVVEYAAEPGFRNPMRISGPLATSEADFTARTVLTGLLPGQQYHVRVAFENPEQRRGMGAWTEGSFRTPSQQADRPIRFVWSGDTVGQGWGINPDLGGMRIYEAMRQRNPDFFIHSGDTIYADSPITAEQKAEDGRIWRNLVTEEVSKVAETLKEFRGRHRYNMMDTNVRRFASQVPQIWQWDDHEITNNWSDSKDLSGDARYTEKDVRVLVARGSRAFLENAPMRWHRQGLAERVHRKIGYGPLLDVFVLDMRSFRGPNGYNRETTESAATAFLGNAQLEWLVAELMASQATWKVIAADMPIGLGVPDGKDAQGRPRWEAIANGDGPALGRELETARLLTRIRQAGIKNVVWVTADVHYCAAHHYSPERAVYKDFDPFWEFVAGPLNAGSFGPNPLDNTFGPHVAFQKAPTAQNMSPFAGYQFFGEVNIDPASRALTVDLRDLNGVSQYSQMLQAQA; this is encoded by the coding sequence ATGACCACCACCCCGCTCGCCGAGCCCAGCGATCTGACCCGACGCAGGTTCCTGCGCACTTCCCGGCGCTTTCTGGGCCTGGGCGCCAGTCTGGCGCTGGTGGGACCGGCGGTGCTCGCGGCCCCGGCCGTGGTGTCGAGCGGACGCCCGAACACGCCCGACGGCATCCAGCTTGGCGATCCGTCGGATGACGGGCTGGTGGTCTGGGCACGCGCCGAGCGTCAGTCGCGCATGGTGGTCGAATACGCCGCCGAGCCGGGTTTCCGCAATCCGATGCGCATTTCGGGCCCGCTGGCGACCAGTGAAGCCGACTTCACCGCCCGCACCGTGCTGACCGGCCTGCTGCCGGGTCAGCAATACCACGTGCGCGTCGCATTCGAGAACCCCGAGCAACGCCGTGGCATGGGCGCCTGGACGGAGGGTTCGTTCCGCACCCCGTCCCAGCAGGCCGATCGCCCGATCCGCTTCGTCTGGTCGGGCGATACGGTCGGCCAGGGCTGGGGCATCAACCCCGACCTCGGCGGGATGCGCATCTATGAAGCGATGCGCCAGCGCAACCCGGACTTCTTCATCCACAGCGGCGACACAATCTACGCGGACAGCCCGATCACGGCCGAGCAGAAAGCCGAGGATGGCCGCATCTGGCGCAACCTGGTGACGGAGGAAGTCAGCAAGGTCGCCGAGACGCTGAAGGAGTTCCGCGGCCGTCATCGCTACAACATGATGGACACCAACGTGCGCCGCTTTGCGAGCCAGGTCCCGCAAATCTGGCAGTGGGACGACCACGAGATCACCAACAACTGGTCAGACTCGAAGGATCTCTCCGGCGACGCGCGCTACACGGAAAAAGACGTGCGCGTGCTGGTGGCGCGCGGCAGCCGCGCCTTCCTGGAAAACGCGCCGATGCGCTGGCACCGCCAGGGGCTGGCCGAGCGCGTGCATCGCAAGATCGGCTACGGACCACTGCTCGACGTGTTCGTGCTCGACATGCGCAGTTTCCGCGGTCCAAATGGATATAACCGCGAGACGACCGAAAGCGCGGCCACGGCATTCCTCGGCAATGCGCAACTCGAATGGCTGGTGGCGGAACTGATGGCATCGCAGGCCACCTGGAAGGTCATCGCCGCTGATATGCCGATCGGCCTCGGCGTGCCCGATGGCAAGGACGCACAGGGGCGTCCGCGCTGGGAAGCCATCGCCAACGGCGACGGTCCGGCGCTGGGACGCGAACTGGAAACCGCCCGACTGCTCACGCGCATCCGACAGGCTGGCATCAAGAACGTGGTGTGGGTGACGGCGGACGTGCACTACTGCGCCGCCCACCACTACTCGCCGGAACGCGCGGTGTACAAGGATTTCGATCCGTTCTGGGAATTCGTGGCCGGCCCGCTCAATGCAGGCAGCTTCGGCCCGAACCCGCTCGACAACACGTTCGGGCCGCATGTCGCATTCCAGAAGGCACCCACCGCGCAGAACATGTCGCCGTTTGCCGGCTATCAGTTCTTCGGCGAGGTCAACATCGACCCCGCCTCGCGCGCGCTGACCGTCGATCTGCGTGACCTGAACGGCGTGTCCCAGTATTCGCAGATGCTGCAGGCGCAGGCCTGA
- a CDS encoding Bug family tripartite tricarboxylate transporter substrate binding protein, protein MQYRSHRHQRTHRRLALSTLAVAALLPFVPATAQAQANYPDKPIRLVVPFPAGGPTDTAARIIGQKMSETLKQPIVIDNRPGASGTIGTETVAKATPDGYTIVMLATPTLLAPYLLPRKGYDIFKDFAPIGNAYELPIVMVVNPHALPDVTNLQQYIAKAKANPGQMNYTSAGNGSFGHLSTELLKNLGHFDVQHVPYKGSAPAMSDVLAGQVPMMFSDMIAALPHIKAGKLRAIAVGSSKRVSFAPEVKTVAEQGFPGFDAASWGGLLAPAGTSKEIVAKLSAALKGALADPTVEQKMLGAGTVASYLPSDQFATRMRNDYAKWGKVIQDNGIKSD, encoded by the coding sequence GTGCAATACCGTAGTCACCGTCATCAACGTACCCATCGCCGCCTGGCGCTGTCCACGCTCGCCGTGGCGGCACTGCTGCCGTTCGTTCCTGCCACGGCGCAGGCCCAGGCAAACTACCCGGACAAGCCGATCCGGCTGGTTGTGCCGTTCCCGGCCGGTGGTCCCACCGATACCGCTGCGCGCATCATCGGCCAGAAGATGAGCGAGACGCTCAAGCAGCCGATCGTCATCGACAATCGTCCGGGCGCATCAGGCACCATCGGCACCGAGACCGTGGCCAAGGCCACGCCTGATGGCTACACGATCGTGATGCTGGCCACGCCGACGCTGCTGGCGCCGTATCTGCTGCCGCGCAAGGGCTACGACATCTTCAAGGACTTCGCGCCTATCGGTAACGCATATGAGCTGCCGATCGTGATGGTGGTCAATCCGCACGCGCTGCCCGATGTGACCAACCTGCAGCAGTACATCGCAAAGGCCAAGGCCAACCCCGGCCAGATGAACTACACCAGCGCGGGCAATGGCAGCTTCGGCCATCTGTCGACGGAGCTTCTGAAGAACCTCGGTCACTTCGACGTGCAGCACGTGCCGTACAAGGGCAGCGCGCCGGCCATGTCCGATGTGCTGGCGGGACAAGTGCCGATGATGTTCTCGGACATGATTGCCGCGCTGCCGCACATCAAGGCGGGCAAGCTGCGTGCAATCGCGGTGGGGTCGAGCAAGCGCGTGAGCTTCGCGCCCGAGGTGAAGACCGTGGCGGAGCAGGGCTTCCCGGGATTCGATGCCGCGTCGTGGGGTGGCTTGCTGGCGCCGGCCGGCACGTCCAAGGAGATCGTGGCGAAGCTGTCGGCCGCGCTCAAGGGGGCGCTGGCCGATCCGACCGTCGAGCAGAAGATGCTGGGCGCCGGCACTGTGGCCTCGTACCTGCCTTCCGACCAGTTCGCCACGCGTATGCGCAATGACTACGCGAAGTGGGGCAAGGTCATTCAGGACAACGGTATCAAGAGCGATTGA
- a CDS encoding acyl CoA:acetate/3-ketoacid CoA transferase: protein MKVITTAQAAALVQSGWTVASAGFVGAGHAEGVTEALEQRFLREALPRDLTLVYSAGQGDRGARGVNHFGNVGMTRAVVGGHWRSATRLATLAMTEQCEGFNLPQGVLTHLYRAIAGGKPGVLTKIGLHTFVDPRVEKDARYHGGAVNQRARDAIAAGTANWVEAVDFRGDEYLFYPSFRIDCALIRCTASDTRGNLSTHREAFHHELLAMAQAAHNSGGIVIAQVESVVDYHETLQAIHVPGILVDYVVVSEQPGHHLMTFAEAYNEAYVRPWRGEAAEAAERAKEAEVLPDASAQLDARTIVQRRAVMELAARKPRVVNLGVGMPAAVGALAHQAGLGGFTLTVEAGPIGGTPADGLSFGASAYPEAVVDQPAQFDFYEGGGIDLAILGLAELDGHGNVNVSKFGEGEGALIAGVGGFINITQSARAVVFMGTLTAGGLEVRVEQDQLRIAREGRVKKIVPEVSHLSFNGPYVASLGVPVLYITERAVFEMRADAQGDARLTLVEIAPGVDLQRDVLDQCATPVAVADDLRLMDARLFRPGVMKL from the coding sequence ATGAAGGTGATCACCACCGCGCAGGCGGCCGCGCTCGTGCAGAGCGGCTGGACCGTGGCTAGCGCCGGGTTTGTCGGGGCGGGGCACGCCGAAGGGGTGACCGAGGCGCTCGAGCAGCGCTTCTTGCGCGAGGCCCTGCCACGAGACCTGACGCTGGTGTATTCGGCCGGGCAGGGCGACCGGGGCGCCCGTGGTGTGAACCATTTCGGTAACGTCGGCATGACCCGCGCGGTCGTCGGCGGTCACTGGCGCTCCGCCACGCGGCTGGCCACGCTGGCGATGACCGAGCAGTGCGAAGGCTTCAACCTGCCACAGGGCGTGCTCACGCACCTCTATCGGGCCATCGCAGGCGGCAAGCCCGGCGTACTGACCAAGATCGGTCTGCATACGTTCGTCGATCCTCGTGTCGAGAAGGACGCGCGTTACCACGGTGGCGCGGTCAACCAGCGTGCCCGCGATGCCATTGCCGCCGGTACGGCGAACTGGGTAGAGGCGGTCGACTTCCGTGGCGACGAATATCTGTTCTATCCGAGCTTCCGCATCGATTGCGCGCTGATCCGCTGCACGGCGTCCGACACGCGCGGCAATCTCAGCACGCATCGCGAGGCCTTCCACCACGAACTGCTGGCGATGGCGCAAGCCGCGCACAACTCGGGCGGCATCGTGATCGCCCAGGTGGAGTCGGTGGTCGACTACCACGAGACCCTGCAGGCCATCCACGTGCCGGGCATTCTGGTGGACTACGTGGTGGTCAGTGAACAGCCAGGGCATCACCTGATGACGTTTGCCGAGGCCTACAACGAAGCCTATGTCAGGCCGTGGCGCGGTGAAGCCGCCGAGGCCGCGGAGCGGGCGAAGGAAGCCGAGGTGTTGCCAGATGCGTCGGCGCAACTCGATGCGCGCACGATTGTGCAGCGGCGCGCCGTCATGGAGCTTGCGGCACGCAAACCGCGCGTGGTGAACCTGGGTGTCGGGATGCCCGCCGCGGTTGGCGCGCTGGCGCATCAGGCCGGCCTGGGCGGTTTCACGCTGACCGTGGAAGCCGGTCCGATCGGCGGCACGCCGGCGGATGGACTGAGCTTCGGCGCGTCGGCCTATCCCGAAGCGGTGGTCGACCAGCCCGCGCAGTTCGACTTCTACGAAGGCGGCGGCATCGACCTTGCGATTCTCGGTCTGGCCGAACTCGACGGGCACGGCAACGTCAACGTGAGCAAGTTCGGGGAAGGCGAGGGCGCGTTGATCGCTGGCGTTGGCGGCTTTATCAACATCACCCAGAGCGCACGCGCCGTGGTGTTCATGGGCACGCTGACAGCCGGCGGCCTCGAGGTACGGGTCGAGCAGGACCAGTTGCGGATCGCGCGCGAGGGTCGTGTGAAGAAGATCGTGCCCGAGGTATCGCACCTGAGCTTCAACGGCCCGTATGTGGCGTCGCTCGGTGTGCCTGTGCTCTACATCACCGAACGTGCCGTGTTCGAAATGCGCGCTGACGCGCAGGGCGATGCTCGCCTGACGCTGGTCGAGATCGCCCCCGGCGTGGACCTGCAACGCGACGTGCTCGATCAATGCGCCACGCCGGTCGCCGTGGCCGATGACCTGCGCCTGATGGACGCGCGGTTGTTCCGGCCCGGCGTCATGAAGCTCTGA
- a CDS encoding IclR family transcriptional regulator domain-containing protein, with product MPDDHAPEIPKKEELLDSLTKGLALLRLYASGVERLTMQEVADELDVTRAAARRLLLTLAHNGYLAQEGRQFALTPKVMDLGYAYFASMNLPQLARPYLQALCAEVGESCSVGMLDQESVVLVAREEPSQLLRVDMAIGRRMPAYAHSLGRVLLAGLDAEALDAYLAQAELRQLTPFTISSRPALARKLEAVRADGFCTLISELADGFAGISVPLHDQTGKTAAGLGLSMVLGSRDQAYLEKHYLPPLRRTAAQIESILKAR from the coding sequence ATGCCTGACGACCACGCTCCGGAGATCCCGAAGAAGGAAGAACTGCTCGACTCGCTGACCAAGGGGCTTGCCCTGTTGCGGCTGTACGCCAGCGGCGTGGAGCGTCTGACGATGCAGGAGGTGGCGGACGAACTCGACGTCACCCGCGCGGCCGCGCGCCGGCTGCTGCTGACGCTGGCGCACAACGGCTACCTGGCCCAGGAAGGCCGGCAGTTCGCCCTGACACCAAAAGTGATGGATCTGGGCTACGCGTACTTTGCGTCGATGAACCTGCCGCAACTGGCCCGGCCCTACTTGCAGGCACTCTGCGCCGAAGTCGGCGAAAGCTGCTCGGTCGGGATGCTCGACCAGGAATCCGTGGTGCTGGTCGCGCGCGAGGAACCCAGCCAGCTACTGCGCGTGGACATGGCGATCGGGCGCCGGATGCCGGCATATGCACACTCGCTCGGCCGCGTGCTGCTGGCGGGGCTCGACGCCGAAGCGCTCGACGCCTATCTCGCGCAAGCTGAACTCAGGCAACTGACGCCATTCACGATCAGTTCGCGCCCCGCGCTGGCGCGCAAGCTCGAAGCGGTGCGCGCCGACGGCTTCTGCACGTTGATCAGTGAATTGGCGGATGGCTTCGCCGGCATCTCGGTGCCGCTGCATGACCAGACCGGCAAGACCGCGGCTGGCCTCGGTTTGAGCATGGTGCTGGGCAGCCGCGATCAGGCTTATCTCGAGAAACACTACCTGCCGCCTCTGCGACGCACGGCGGCGCAGATCGAGTCCATCCTGAAAGCACGCTGA
- a CDS encoding glutathione S-transferase produces the protein MRLIGMLDSPYVRRVAIALRLLDLPFTHESVSVFRTFDQFRAINPVVKAPSLVCDNGVVLMDSTLIIDYAETLAGRSLMPAGLADRQHALRTIGLALAACEKVVQNVYEHNLRPEAKQHEPWLERIDGQRAAAFELLEQEIAKMPVPADARALDQVGLTAAVVWTFTQAMLPGKVDPARHPVLAAFTSAVERFAPFQDLPHA, from the coding sequence ATGAGACTGATCGGGATGCTCGATTCTCCCTACGTACGCCGCGTCGCCATCGCGCTGCGCCTGCTCGACCTGCCGTTCACGCATGAATCGGTTTCGGTATTCCGTACCTTCGACCAGTTCCGCGCGATCAACCCGGTGGTCAAGGCGCCGTCGCTGGTTTGCGATAACGGCGTTGTGCTGATGGATTCGACGCTGATCATCGACTACGCGGAAACGCTGGCTGGCCGCAGCCTGATGCCCGCGGGTCTGGCGGATCGCCAGCACGCGCTGCGCACGATTGGCCTGGCGTTGGCGGCCTGCGAAAAGGTTGTCCAGAACGTCTACGAGCACAACCTTCGGCCCGAGGCCAAGCAGCATGAGCCCTGGCTGGAACGGATCGACGGCCAGCGCGCGGCCGCGTTTGAACTGCTGGAGCAGGAGATCGCCAAGATGCCGGTGCCGGCCGACGCCCGCGCGCTCGATCAGGTAGGGCTGACTGCTGCCGTGGTCTGGACGTTCACGCAGGCCATGTTGCCCGGAAAGGTCGACCCAGCGCGGCATCCGGTGCTGGCGGCGTTCACGTCGGCGGTCGAACGGTTCGCTCCGTTCCAGGATCTGCCGCACGCATGA